Proteins from one Drosophila gunungcola strain Sukarami chromosome 3R, Dgunungcola_SK_2, whole genome shotgun sequence genomic window:
- the LOC128252616 gene encoding uncharacterized protein LOC128252616 isoform X4, producing the protein MYRRRYSAFESSTPRVGVLPSPPPQHVIAPKTPPKLSVHFDPNLPKDNDSNNNLCSENANAKNGRKARSLSNSPQYHRKKRYGHLPSLMANNGPTASSNYQLLNSSNLRDLVDGQRHSQHVSRRDDNNGSSQSQSQKQSDISQSNQSIPSGKSKLKDGKKLKATLTAAMSSSLLRRKAHSNHSQQQQKMQQQQQLQQQQQLQQQQQKQQQQLQQQQQQLRNHSNTIAIAARHSLGHSPSAAAVAAVQQTLVYERRRVSSAHSSPSPSHHSPVHQCLLMRRRSDYSVEQIEQWKRQQQLLPRSGRKISLPVADPFLEKVNLSDLEEDDSQIFVKFFRFHKCYDLIPTSAKLVVFDTQLLVKKAFYALVYNGVRAAPLWDSEKQQFVGMLTITDFIKILQMYYKSPNASMEQLEEHKLDTWRSVLHNQVMPLVSIGPDASLYDAIKILIHSRIHRLPVIDPATGNVLYILTHKRILRFLFLYINELPKPAYMQRSLRELKIGTYNNIETADETTSIITALKKFVERRVSALPLVDAEGRLVDIYAKFDVINLAAEKTYNDLDVSLRKANEHRNEWFEGVQKCNLDESLYTIMERIVRAEVHRLVVVDEHRKVIGIISLSDILLYLVLRPSGEGVGGSESSLRASDPVLLRKVAEVEIPTAATAATTTTPPPRSPSAGSGNRSLIEDIPEEEPAPTRSDDADSDNNKSASEDKANNNQHDQTANGDSSNSPVEVSFADEAHEEESADQVERSNCDDDDQEELAEMERKKASAAAAAAARAADVDDDGLSSAVSAASALGQSLTPAAREMALVSE; encoded by the exons ATGTATCGCCGCCGCTATTCTGCCTTCGAGTCGAGCACTCCCCGCGTGGGTGTGCTACCCTCTCCGCCACCCCAACATGTAATAGCCCCGAAAACACCACCCAAATTGAGCGTACACTTTGACCCCAATTTGCCCAAAGACAACGATAGCAACAACAATCTTTGCagtgaaaatgcaaatgcaaaaaacgGCCGAAAAGCCCGTTCGCTGAGCAATTCGCCGCAGTATCATCGCAAGAAGCGCTATGGCCATCTGCCGTCGCTAATGGCGAATAACGGGCCGACGGCCAGCAGCAACTATCAACTGTTGAATAGTTCAAATCTGCGAGATCTCGTCGACGGCCAACGCCACTCACAGCACGTAAGCAGGCGCGATGACAACAACGGCAGCagtcaaagccaaagccaaaaacaaagtGATATTAGCCAAAGTAACCAAAGCATCCCAAGCGGCAAAAGCAAGCTAAAAGATGGCAAAAAGCTAAAGGCAACTTTAACGGCGGCCATGTCATCATCGCTGCTGCGTCGCAAGGCGCATAGCAATCACagtcaacagcaacagaaaatgcagcagcaacagcaactgcagcagcaacagcaactgcagcaacagcaacaaaagcagcaacaacaactgcagcaacaacaacaacaactgagGAACCACAGCAACacaattgcaattgctgcCCGCCATTCTCTGGGTCATTCACCCTCTGCTGCCGCCGTTGCTGCAGTGCAGCAGACGCTCGTCTACGAGCGGCGTCGCGTCAGCAGCGCCCACTCCTCACCCTCCCCGAGCCACCACTCGCCGGTGCACCAGTGCCTGCTGATGCGACGGCGCAGCGACTACAGCGTCGAGCAGATCGAGCAGTGGAAACGGCAACAGCAATTGTTGCCACGATCCGGACGCAAGATTAGC TTGCCTGTCGCTGATCCCTTCCTAGAAAAAGTAAATCTTTCGGACCTGG AGGAGGACGACTCACAAATCTTCGTGAAGTTCTTCCGTTTTCACAAGTGCTATGATCTGATACCCACCTCCGCCAAGTTGGTCGTCTTCGACACCCAGCTTCTCGTCAAGAAGGCCTTCTACGCCCTGGTCTACAACGGGGTGAGGGCTGCGCCGCTCTGGGATTCGGAGAAGCAGCAGTTTGTGGGCATGCTCACCATCACGGACTTTATCAAGATCCTGCAAATGTATTACAAATCGCCAAATGCGTCCATGgagcagctggaggagcacAAACTGGACACGTGGCGAA GTGTGCTGCACAACCAGGTGATGCCGTTGGTCAGCATCGGGCCGGATGCCTCCCTATACGATGCCATCAAAATTCTCATCCACAGCCGCATACATCGCCTGCCCGTCATCGACCCGGCCACCGGCAATGTTCTCTACATCCTGACACACAAACGCATACTGAGGTTCCTCTTCCTATAC ATTAATGAATTACCAAAGCCCGCTTACATGCAAAGGAGTTTGCGCGAACTGAAGATTGGCACCTACAACAACATCGAGACCGCCGACGAGACGACGAGCATCATCACGGCGCTCAAGAAATTCGTGGAGCGACGGGTCTCAGCGCTGCCACTGGTGGATGCTGAGGGACGGCTCGTCGACATCTACGCAAAGTTTGATGTGATT AATCTCGCCGCTGAGAAAACCTACAACGATCTCGATGTGTCGCTGCGGAAGGCCAATGAGCACCGCAACGAGTGGTTCGAGGGCGTTCAGAAGTGCAATCTGGATGAATCGCTCTATACGATCATGGAGCGCATCGTCCGCGCCGAGGTGCACCGACTGGTGGTGGTCGACGAGCACCGCAAAGTGATCGGCATCATCTCGCTGTCGGATATCCTGCTCTACCTGGTCCTGCGACCAAGCGGCGAGGGCGTCGGCGGCTCGGAGAGCTCGCTTCGCGCCTCCGATCCCGTCCTGCTGCGCAAGGTGGCCGAGGTGGAGATCCCAACGGCTGCCACAGcggcgacaacgacaacgcCCCCGCCTCGCAGTCCTTCGGCCGGATCCGGAAACCGCAGCCTCATCGAGGACATACCCGAGGAGGAGCCGGCGCCGACGAGAAGTGACGATGCTGACAGTGATAACAACAAGTCCGCCAGTGAGGAtaaggccaacaacaatcagCACGATCAGACGGCTAATGGTGATAGCAGCAACAGTCCCGTGGAAGTGTCCTTCGCCGATGAGGCGCACGAAGAGGAGTCCGCCGACCAGGTGGAGCGCAGCAATTGTGATGATGATGACCAGGAGGAGCTGGCGGAGATGGAGCGCAAAAAGGCAtccgcagctgctgctgctgctgcgagaGCAGCGGATGTGGACGACGATGGGCTGAGCAGCGCCGTGTCAGCCGCCTCCGCTTTGGGCCAGTCACTGACGCCTGCGGCGCGGGAAATGGCGTTGGTTAGTGAATAA
- the LOC128252616 gene encoding 5'-AMP-activated protein kinase subunit gamma-1 isoform X6 translates to MLQLHFYSNHAGRLVLGGGNGRPADVLCYPLESIKEFEQISEAWKRLLAELLKKEEDDSQIFVKFFRFHKCYDLIPTSAKLVVFDTQLLVKKAFYALVYNGVRAAPLWDSEKQQFVGMLTITDFIKILQMYYKSPNASMEQLEEHKLDTWRSVLHNQVMPLVSIGPDASLYDAIKILIHSRIHRLPVIDPATGNVLYILTHKRILRFLFLYINELPKPAYMQRSLRELKIGTYNNIETADETTSIITALKKFVERRVSALPLVDAEGRLVDIYAKFDVINLAAEKTYNDLDVSLRKANEHRNEWFEGVQKCNLDESLYTIMERIVRAEVHRLVVVDEHRKVIGIISLSDILLYLVLRPSGEGVGGSESSLRASDPVLLRKVAEVEIPTAATAATTTTPPPRSPSAGSGNRSLIEDIPEEEPAPTRSDDADSDNNKSASEDKANNNQHDQTANGDSSNSPVEVSFADEAHEEESADQVERSNCDDDDQEELAEMERKKASAAAAAAARAADVDDDGLSSAVSAASALGQSLTPAAREMALVSE, encoded by the exons ATGTTACAGTTGCACTTCTACTCGAACCATGCGGGTCGCCTGGTGCTGGGAGGTGGCAACGGTCGCCCGGCCGACGTCCTTTGCTACCCGTTGGAGAGCATCAAAGAGTTTGAACAGATCTCCGAGGCCTGGAAGCGCCTGCTAGCCGAGCTACTAAAGAAAG AGGAGGACGACTCACAAATCTTCGTGAAGTTCTTCCGTTTTCACAAGTGCTATGATCTGATACCCACCTCCGCCAAGTTGGTCGTCTTCGACACCCAGCTTCTCGTCAAGAAGGCCTTCTACGCCCTGGTCTACAACGGGGTGAGGGCTGCGCCGCTCTGGGATTCGGAGAAGCAGCAGTTTGTGGGCATGCTCACCATCACGGACTTTATCAAGATCCTGCAAATGTATTACAAATCGCCAAATGCGTCCATGgagcagctggaggagcacAAACTGGACACGTGGCGAA GTGTGCTGCACAACCAGGTGATGCCGTTGGTCAGCATCGGGCCGGATGCCTCCCTATACGATGCCATCAAAATTCTCATCCACAGCCGCATACATCGCCTGCCCGTCATCGACCCGGCCACCGGCAATGTTCTCTACATCCTGACACACAAACGCATACTGAGGTTCCTCTTCCTATAC ATTAATGAATTACCAAAGCCCGCTTACATGCAAAGGAGTTTGCGCGAACTGAAGATTGGCACCTACAACAACATCGAGACCGCCGACGAGACGACGAGCATCATCACGGCGCTCAAGAAATTCGTGGAGCGACGGGTCTCAGCGCTGCCACTGGTGGATGCTGAGGGACGGCTCGTCGACATCTACGCAAAGTTTGATGTGATT AATCTCGCCGCTGAGAAAACCTACAACGATCTCGATGTGTCGCTGCGGAAGGCCAATGAGCACCGCAACGAGTGGTTCGAGGGCGTTCAGAAGTGCAATCTGGATGAATCGCTCTATACGATCATGGAGCGCATCGTCCGCGCCGAGGTGCACCGACTGGTGGTGGTCGACGAGCACCGCAAAGTGATCGGCATCATCTCGCTGTCGGATATCCTGCTCTACCTGGTCCTGCGACCAAGCGGCGAGGGCGTCGGCGGCTCGGAGAGCTCGCTTCGCGCCTCCGATCCCGTCCTGCTGCGCAAGGTGGCCGAGGTGGAGATCCCAACGGCTGCCACAGcggcgacaacgacaacgcCCCCGCCTCGCAGTCCTTCGGCCGGATCCGGAAACCGCAGCCTCATCGAGGACATACCCGAGGAGGAGCCGGCGCCGACGAGAAGTGACGATGCTGACAGTGATAACAACAAGTCCGCCAGTGAGGAtaaggccaacaacaatcagCACGATCAGACGGCTAATGGTGATAGCAGCAACAGTCCCGTGGAAGTGTCCTTCGCCGATGAGGCGCACGAAGAGGAGTCCGCCGACCAGGTGGAGCGCAGCAATTGTGATGATGATGACCAGGAGGAGCTGGCGGAGATGGAGCGCAAAAAGGCAtccgcagctgctgctgctgctgcgagaGCAGCGGATGTGGACGACGATGGGCTGAGCAGCGCCGTGTCAGCCGCCTCCGCTTTGGGCCAGTCACTGACGCCTGCGGCGCGGGAAATGGCGTTGGTTAGTGAATAA